A genomic region of Caldicellulosiruptor acetigenus contains the following coding sequences:
- the rapZ gene encoding RNase adapter RapZ: MEIVIITGMSGAGKSLAIRAFEDMGFFCIDNLPPQFLPKIAELASATKEKISRIAAVVDIRGGELFDDFKDVLQELKKDDRNFKLLFLDAHDEVLIKRYKETRRKHPLSHEGDGSILEAIQKEREKLEDIKRYADFVIDTSTLLPRDLKEKLFEIFVQQKSKEAMLITIMSFGFKYGLPLDADLVFDVRFIPNPFYVDTLKHRTGKDPEVKEYVLRWDVTKEFLQKLFDLILFLIPNYAEEGKGQLVIAIGCTGGKHRSVTVAEELKKTIENQGYKVSIFHRDIEKDIKG; encoded by the coding sequence TTGGAGATAGTAATAATAACTGGCATGTCTGGTGCTGGTAAGAGCTTAGCAATAAGGGCGTTTGAAGACATGGGATTTTTTTGTATAGACAACCTACCACCGCAGTTTTTACCCAAGATTGCTGAGCTTGCAAGTGCAACAAAAGAGAAGATTTCAAGGATTGCTGCGGTTGTAGACATTCGTGGTGGCGAGCTTTTTGATGACTTCAAAGATGTTCTTCAGGAGCTGAAAAAAGATGACCGCAACTTTAAACTCCTCTTTTTAGATGCGCATGATGAGGTTCTTATAAAGCGGTACAAAGAGACAAGGCGAAAACATCCTCTGAGTCATGAAGGTGACGGCAGCATTTTAGAAGCCATTCAAAAGGAAAGAGAAAAGCTTGAGGATATAAAAAGGTATGCTGACTTTGTGATTGATACATCCACACTTTTGCCACGTGATTTAAAAGAGAAACTCTTTGAGATTTTTGTCCAGCAAAAGTCAAAAGAGGCAATGCTAATCACCATTATGTCGTTTGGGTTCAAATATGGGCTTCCGCTTGACGCTGACCTTGTTTTTGATGTGAGGTTCATCCCAAATCCATTTTATGTGGATACTCTCAAGCACAGAACAGGTAAAGACCCTGAGGTAAAAGAATATGTCTTAAGGTGGGATGTTACAAAAGAATTCTTGCAAAAACTTTTTGACCTGATTTTATTTTTAATACCAAACTATGCAGAAGAAGGAAAAGGACAGCTTGTTATTGCAATTGGCTGTACTGGTGGCAAGCACAGGTCTGTCACAGTTGCTGAAGAGCTTAAAAAGACTATTGAAAACCAGGGATATAAAGTTTCAATATTTCATAGAGATATAGAGAAAGATATAAAAGGGTGA
- the murB gene encoding UDP-N-acetylmuramate dehydrogenase, with the protein MEFEMYLKNSGIEFLKDHPLKEFTTFKIGGKARYIVFPKSTEQLIEILTLAKDEAINYIVVGNCSNVLVSDKGYNGAIITTVKIDSFKIDGNLIEAECGAMLSQVARKACEAGLKGLEFSVGIPGTVGGAVYMNAGAYDGEIKDIFEWAEVLDENLNRLKLSKSDMRFSYRHSRLKEERMVLLRAAFCLKFADKEDIPPLQKANEFAKRRREKQPLSYPSAGSVFKRPPNNFAGKLIEDAGLKGYRIGGACISEKHAGFIVNVEDAKAEDVRKLIYLAQKTVYEKFGILLEPEIQFIGEFETPLFVPENVQNRR; encoded by the coding sequence ATGGAATTTGAAATGTATTTAAAAAATTCAGGTATTGAGTTTCTAAAAGACCATCCGCTAAAAGAGTTTACAACATTCAAGATAGGCGGAAAAGCAAGATATATAGTATTTCCCAAAAGTACCGAGCAGCTTATCGAGATATTGACTTTAGCAAAAGATGAAGCGATAAACTACATTGTTGTTGGAAACTGCTCAAATGTTCTTGTCTCTGACAAAGGTTACAATGGTGCGATAATCACCACAGTTAAGATAGATTCTTTCAAAATAGATGGAAATTTAATTGAAGCAGAGTGTGGAGCTATGCTCTCTCAGGTTGCAAGAAAAGCGTGCGAAGCAGGCCTAAAAGGTTTAGAGTTTTCGGTGGGAATTCCTGGCACTGTTGGCGGTGCTGTGTACATGAACGCAGGTGCATACGATGGAGAAATAAAAGATATTTTTGAATGGGCAGAGGTTTTGGATGAGAACTTAAATAGATTGAAGCTTTCTAAGTCAGACATGAGATTTTCTTACAGGCACAGCCGGCTAAAAGAAGAAAGAATGGTGCTTCTCAGAGCAGCATTTTGCCTCAAGTTTGCCGACAAAGAAGATATTCCCCCTTTGCAAAAAGCAAATGAATTTGCAAAAAGACGGCGAGAAAAACAGCCTCTTTCTTATCCAAGCGCAGGTTCTGTATTTAAAAGGCCGCCAAACAACTTTGCAGGAAAGCTCATTGAGGATGCGGGATTGAAAGGGTATAGGATAGGCGGTGCGTGTATATCAGAAAAACATGCAGGGTTTATCGTAAATGTAGAAGATGCTAAAGCTGAGGATGTAAGAAAGCTCATTTATCTTGCTCAGAAGACTGTATACGAAAAGTTTGGAATTTTGCTTGAACCTGAGATTCAGTTCATAGGCGAGTTTGAGACACCGCTTTTTGTGCCCGAAAATGTCCAAAATAGAAGATAA
- a CDS encoding gluconeogenesis factor YvcK family protein, translating into MPMIIDFLKPGIYIKRWIVLMLVSIILISASLTKSIDVFNVSVVLRTSLRIGLFILGIGVFLISLMGLIKGFIRLLNKSLPYRISQKTIFDAIYSKGFLEKGPRIVAIGGGTGLSTMLRGIKNLTANITAVVTVADDGGGSGKLREDLGMLPPGDIRNCILALANTEEIMQKLLNYRFKEGSLKGQSFGNLFLAAMTGIAGSFEKAVKLMSEVLAVRGKVLPVTLDNINLCAELEDGRIVVGESKIPEEVKSSKLPIKRVFITPSDAKPYSEVLDEIERADVIIIGPGSLYTSIMPNLVFKEVVESIKKSRAKKIYIANIMTQPGETEGYLLCDHIEAIERHCGGKIFDIVIVNNQPIPPDVLERYREDGAQPVWSDKKTVEKGYTVVEEGLLSISNGLIRHNSAKLARLLSNIVFGKDVIHEYRLGYLRLKNFSKPFKS; encoded by the coding sequence ATGCCAATGATAATTGATTTTCTAAAACCAGGTATTTATATAAAAAGATGGATTGTTTTGATGTTGGTAAGTATTATCTTAATCTCTGCTTCTTTAACAAAAAGCATTGATGTTTTTAATGTCTCAGTGGTACTTCGCACCTCTTTGCGCATAGGACTATTTATTTTAGGAATTGGAGTTTTTTTAATTTCGTTGATGGGTTTAATAAAAGGTTTTATAAGGCTTTTAAACAAGAGCCTGCCGTACAGAATAAGTCAGAAGACCATATTTGATGCTATATATTCAAAAGGGTTTTTGGAAAAAGGACCAAGGATTGTTGCAATCGGTGGTGGCACGGGACTTTCTACAATGCTCAGGGGTATAAAGAATTTAACTGCAAACATCACAGCAGTTGTAACTGTTGCAGACGATGGTGGTGGGTCTGGAAAGCTCAGGGAAGACCTTGGCATGCTTCCGCCAGGTGATATCAGAAACTGCATCCTGGCTTTGGCAAACACAGAAGAGATTATGCAAAAGCTTTTGAATTACAGGTTCAAGGAAGGAAGCCTTAAAGGACAGAGTTTTGGCAATCTGTTTTTAGCTGCAATGACAGGAATTGCAGGGAGTTTTGAAAAAGCGGTAAAGCTCATGAGCGAGGTTTTAGCGGTTCGAGGAAAAGTTTTGCCTGTGACTCTTGACAATATTAATCTTTGTGCTGAGCTTGAAGACGGAAGAATAGTTGTTGGCGAATCAAAAATTCCTGAAGAGGTGAAAAGTTCTAAACTACCTATAAAAAGAGTTTTTATAACTCCATCTGATGCAAAACCATATTCTGAAGTTCTGGATGAGATTGAAAGGGCGGATGTGATAATAATTGGACCTGGGAGCCTTTATACAAGCATAATGCCAAATCTTGTGTTTAAGGAGGTTGTTGAGAGTATAAAGAAAAGCAGAGCAAAGAAGATTTACATTGCAAACATCATGACGCAGCCGGGTGAGACAGAGGGCTATCTACTGTGTGACCATATTGAGGCAATAGAAAGACATTGCGGTGGAAAGATTTTTGACATTGTTATTGTGAACAACCAGCCAATTCCTCCAGATGTACTTGAGAGATACAGAGAAGATGGTGCACAGCCTGTCTGGAGTGACAAGAAAACAGTTGAGAAGGGATATACAGTGGTAGAAGAAGGACTTTTGAGCATTTCTAACGGGCTTATTCGTCACAACTCAGCAAAGCTTGCAAGGCTTCTGAGCAACATAGTCTTTGGCAAGGATGTTATTCATGAGTACAGGTTAGGATATCTGAGATTGAAAAATTTTAGTAAACCGTTTAAGAGCTGA
- the whiA gene encoding DNA-binding protein WhiA: protein MSFSSAAKAEVSKKLSQNSCCVKAAAAAFLKFAGSIYELDGTFSFKTSFENAQTARSFFLLMKNGFSKHCEVSIKKNSKLQKNYVYTIFLPPSNDNLRILKDLHFVRKGAKEYHLSFSLKEELVKKKCCRKAFLQATFLSCGSITNPEKMYHLEFDVKTKDDAEFLQKVLKSFEFEAKIVERKSHYVVYLKEGEQIVDFLNIIGAHSSLLELENIRIVKELRNNVNRLVNCETANLEKTINASMRHIENIEFIERTIGIDSLPQNLQEIARLRIKYKDASLKELGKMLKKPLGKSGVNHRLRKIDKIAEELRKGGRVYAKPSHED from the coding sequence ATGTCTTTTTCATCGGCTGCAAAAGCAGAGGTGAGCAAAAAGCTTTCTCAAAATTCCTGCTGCGTAAAAGCTGCAGCTGCAGCGTTTTTAAAGTTTGCAGGCTCTATATATGAGCTTGATGGGACATTTTCGTTTAAAACCTCATTTGAAAACGCCCAGACTGCAAGGTCTTTTTTCCTTCTCATGAAAAACGGGTTTTCAAAACACTGTGAGGTTAGCATTAAGAAAAATAGTAAGTTGCAGAAAAACTATGTTTACACCATATTTCTGCCTCCAAGCAATGACAACTTGAGAATTTTAAAAGACCTTCATTTTGTCAGGAAAGGTGCGAAAGAGTATCACCTCAGTTTTTCGCTAAAAGAGGAGCTTGTGAAGAAAAAATGTTGCAGGAAAGCTTTTTTGCAGGCAACTTTTTTGTCGTGCGGTTCTATCACAAACCCTGAAAAGATGTATCATTTGGAGTTTGATGTGAAAACAAAGGATGATGCGGAGTTTTTGCAGAAGGTTTTAAAGAGTTTTGAGTTTGAGGCAAAAATTGTTGAAAGAAAGTCTCATTATGTAGTATACTTAAAAGAAGGTGAACAGATAGTAGACTTTTTAAACATAATTGGAGCACATTCTTCGCTTTTAGAACTTGAAAACATCCGCATAGTAAAAGAGCTCAGAAACAATGTCAACCGTCTTGTCAATTGTGAAACAGCTAACCTTGAAAAGACCATAAATGCCTCTATGAGGCATATTGAGAATATTGAGTTTATCGAAAGAACAATTGGAATTGACAGCCTTCCACAGAATCTACAAGAGATAGCACGCCTTAGGATTAAATATAAAGATGCTTCTTTGAAAGAGCTAGGTAAGATGCTTAAAAAACCTCTTGGCAAGTCTGGTGTCAATCATAGGTTGAGGAAAATAGATAAAATTGCCGAGGAACTTAGAAAAGGAGGAAGAGTATATGCAAAGCCTTCACATGAAGATTGA
- a CDS encoding homocysteine S-methyltransferase family protein, with protein sequence MVLALLKDELYRRVLIFDGAMGTQLIQNGLKEDECPDLWSVTRQDVVASIHRQYFEAGSDCVETNTFGANREKLKKYGLENEVENINKCAVKLAKEVAKEYSGYVGLSVGPTGRLFTPSGDLSFDEAEEIFYEQILSGIQAGADFVSIETMSDIKEAKAAFFAYKKAKEEMNKDIPCLVSLTFEQNKRLLMGTPPEVAAYYFSVIGCDIVGANCSGGAMQLLEVIKQMQGFSFVPLSVKPNAGLPKVVDGKTVYESCIPEFVNLADEFVENGVRLYGGCCGTNPEYIRAISKVLKGKEALFESSTQKRFITSIYSLLDISQKFSVYEFKLTNDFSAEAVFELAGLEEDAIFVDIDENVEPEVLKEFLIESQDFSKKPYIFNIETRSHADVIEKYYFGVYGVVGSIHGKSAVKVQI encoded by the coding sequence ATGGTATTAGCTTTGCTAAAAGATGAGCTTTACAGAAGAGTTTTGATTTTTGATGGTGCGATGGGTACCCAGCTTATTCAAAATGGGCTAAAAGAGGATGAATGTCCAGATTTGTGGTCGGTAACACGACAGGATGTAGTTGCATCCATTCACAGGCAGTACTTTGAAGCCGGGTCTGACTGTGTTGAGACAAATACCTTTGGCGCAAACAGAGAAAAGCTTAAAAAATATGGACTTGAAAATGAGGTTGAGAATATAAACAAATGTGCGGTCAAGCTTGCAAAAGAGGTCGCAAAAGAGTATAGCGGGTATGTTGGACTTTCTGTTGGACCAACAGGCAGGCTTTTTACCCCTTCAGGTGATCTTAGCTTTGATGAGGCAGAAGAGATATTTTATGAACAAATTCTGAGCGGAATTCAAGCGGGAGCAGATTTTGTTTCGATTGAAACCATGTCTGACATAAAAGAAGCAAAGGCTGCATTTTTTGCATATAAAAAGGCAAAAGAAGAGATGAATAAAGATATACCGTGTTTGGTTTCTCTTACGTTTGAACAAAACAAGAGGCTTTTGATGGGAACCCCTCCTGAGGTTGCAGCGTACTATTTCAGTGTGATTGGCTGTGACATTGTTGGTGCTAACTGCTCTGGTGGTGCGATGCAGCTTTTAGAGGTTATAAAGCAGATGCAAGGTTTTTCGTTTGTTCCGCTTTCAGTAAAGCCGAATGCAGGACTGCCCAAGGTGGTTGATGGCAAAACTGTGTATGAAAGCTGCATTCCTGAGTTTGTAAATTTGGCAGATGAGTTTGTTGAAAATGGAGTCAGGCTCTATGGAGGGTGCTGTGGTACAAACCCTGAGTATATCAGAGCAATATCAAAGGTTTTAAAAGGAAAAGAGGCTTTGTTTGAAAGCAGCACACAGAAAAGGTTTATAACATCAATTTATTCCTTGCTTGATATTTCTCAAAAATTTAGCGTATATGAATTCAAGCTCACAAATGATTTCTCAGCAGAAGCTGTCTTTGAACTTGCAGGGCTTGAAGAGGATGCAATCTTTGTTGATATTGATGAGAATGTAGAGCCTGAGGTTTTAAAAGAATTTTTAATAGAATCTCAGGATTTTTCAAAAAAACCTTATATTTTTAATATAGAAACAAGGTCTCATGCAGATGTTATTGAAAAGTATTACTTTGGCGTGTATGGGGTAGTAGGAAGCATACACGGCAAAAGCGCAGTCAAAGTGCAGATTTAA
- a CDS encoding SOS response-associated peptidase: MCGRYFLNLDENIEEIKKILDEISQKYEGSPILQKVKSGEIFPTEFAASIIQKDFQREAEILRWGLPLQNKKEVIINARAETILEKPLFSSIISNRCLIPAQGFFEWKKDGSKKQKFFIKPKDCNIFYMAGLYKRVELEGGILVDSFVILTTEPAEEIKHIHSRMPVILKKEHEDLWLFESGSPKALKSLFSQILRPWEDGIEAVEVKNN; this comes from the coding sequence ATGTGCGGAAGATACTTTTTAAATCTTGATGAGAACATTGAGGAGATTAAAAAAATTTTAGATGAGATTTCACAAAAATATGAAGGAAGTCCTATTTTGCAGAAAGTAAAGTCGGGTGAGATATTTCCTACAGAGTTTGCTGCTTCAATTATTCAGAAAGACTTTCAAAGAGAAGCTGAGATTTTAAGATGGGGATTGCCTCTTCAAAACAAAAAAGAGGTCATAATAAATGCAAGGGCTGAGACTATCTTGGAAAAGCCTTTGTTTTCCAGCATAATTTCAAACAGGTGTCTGATTCCTGCCCAGGGTTTTTTTGAGTGGAAGAAAGATGGTAGCAAAAAACAAAAGTTTTTCATAAAACCAAAAGATTGCAATATCTTTTACATGGCAGGGCTTTACAAAAGGGTGGAGCTTGAAGGCGGAATACTTGTAGATAGTTTTGTCATCCTCACAACAGAGCCGGCAGAAGAAATAAAGCATATTCACAGCCGCATGCCTGTTATTCTGAAAAAAGAGCATGAAGATTTGTGGCTTTTTGAAAGTGGGAGTCCAAAAGCTTTAAAGAGTTTGTTCTCTCAAATTCTCAGACCATGGGAAGATGGCATTGAGGCAGTTGAGGTAAAAAACAATTAA
- a CDS encoding HPr family phosphocarrier protein — translation MQSLHMKIENSQGISSRAAALLVQVASKFKSLILIEKDEKRANAKSIMGLMSLMVDYGDEVTIITDGEDEKEALEAVLKLIQSDFSEQVADEITQQETKKENERENGEDNNE, via the coding sequence ATGCAAAGCCTTCACATGAAGATTGAAAATTCTCAGGGGATCTCCTCAAGAGCTGCAGCCCTGCTTGTCCAGGTTGCAAGTAAGTTCAAGTCCCTAATTTTAATAGAAAAAGATGAAAAAAGAGCCAATGCAAAGAGTATAATGGGTTTGATGTCGCTTATGGTGGACTATGGCGATGAAGTGACAATTATTACAGATGGTGAGGATGAGAAAGAAGCTTTAGAAGCTGTTTTGAAGCTTATTCAGTCAGATTTCAGCGAGCAGGTTGCTGATGAAATTACCCAGCAAGAAACAAAAAAGGAAAACGAAAGAGAAAACGGTGAAGATAACAATGAATAA
- a CDS encoding bifunctional homocysteine S-methyltransferase/methylenetetrahydrofolate reductase: protein MKKSFREFLKEQSTVIFDGAMGTELLNRGFSLDFPLEWANVTRPELVKQIHTDYILAGASSIETNTFGANECKLKVFGFENEVERINRSAVRIAKETADDKVYVIGSVGPLGKPVGSGFEIDDRRAKEVYKRQLYFLLDEGVDAIIFETAASTHEVQIAIEALKELNDEIPYIIQFSFTKDLSTIYGEDIYRVIEFLKSTDADVVGLNCGNGPQKTLEALKIFSQNLKGPFSVQPNAGYPQLVQGRLIYSTSAKYFASFVPEYIKLGAKIVGGCCGTTPEHIKAIKEKVKEFLPSIEVEVIERKEEQKAVLKDTPSELSQKLGKKFIFTVEISPPKGIELEKTKEGVKLLKEAGADTVNIADSPMARVRISPIALAHILKEELGMESILHFTCRDRNLISLQSELLGAAALGVKNVLALTGDPPSIGDHPQAKPVFDVNSEGLVLILSRLNSGTDYMGNPIGKATNFTIGVALNLNADDLGKEIEKLKHKIENGAHFIETQPIYEPETLERFFEKVDFKLPPILGGILPLRSSRHAEFLHNEVPGITIPDKIRERMRSSKEPAKEGVEIACEIVEKIKHMVSGIYIMPPFEKYEMAVEIIKNFKY from the coding sequence TTGAAGAAAAGCTTTAGAGAGTTTTTGAAAGAGCAGTCTACCGTAATTTTTGACGGTGCAATGGGCACAGAGCTTTTGAACAGAGGATTTTCGCTGGACTTTCCACTTGAGTGGGCAAATGTAACAAGACCTGAGCTTGTAAAGCAAATTCACACAGACTATATTTTGGCAGGCGCAAGTAGCATTGAAACTAACACGTTTGGTGCAAATGAGTGCAAGCTCAAGGTTTTTGGGTTTGAAAACGAGGTTGAGAGGATAAACAGAAGTGCTGTCAGGATTGCAAAAGAGACAGCAGACGATAAAGTTTATGTCATAGGCAGTGTTGGACCGCTTGGGAAACCGGTTGGCAGTGGTTTTGAGATAGATGACAGAAGGGCAAAAGAGGTGTACAAAAGACAGCTTTATTTTCTTTTGGACGAAGGGGTTGATGCAATAATCTTTGAGACAGCTGCATCAACACATGAGGTCCAAATCGCAATTGAAGCTTTGAAGGAGCTAAATGATGAAATTCCATATATAATTCAGTTTTCTTTTACCAAAGATCTGAGCACAATATATGGGGAAGATATCTACAGGGTAATAGAATTTTTGAAATCCACAGATGCAGATGTTGTGGGACTTAACTGCGGCAATGGTCCTCAAAAGACTTTAGAAGCTTTAAAAATATTCTCACAGAATTTAAAAGGTCCATTTTCTGTCCAGCCGAATGCAGGGTATCCCCAGCTTGTGCAGGGAAGGCTTATTTATTCAACATCAGCTAAGTATTTTGCATCATTTGTTCCTGAATATATAAAGCTTGGTGCAAAAATTGTTGGTGGATGCTGCGGAACAACTCCTGAACATATAAAGGCTATAAAGGAAAAAGTAAAAGAGTTTTTACCCAGCATAGAGGTTGAAGTAATTGAGAGAAAAGAAGAACAGAAGGCAGTTTTAAAAGACACTCCATCTGAGCTTTCTCAAAAGCTTGGCAAAAAATTTATCTTTACAGTTGAGATAAGTCCACCAAAAGGGATTGAGCTTGAAAAGACAAAAGAGGGTGTGAAGCTTTTAAAAGAGGCTGGAGCAGACACAGTAAACATAGCAGACTCTCCAATGGCAAGGGTCAGAATCTCTCCAATTGCTCTTGCTCATATACTCAAAGAAGAGCTGGGTATGGAGTCAATACTGCACTTTACATGCAGAGATAGAAACCTTATCTCTCTGCAATCTGAACTTCTTGGTGCAGCAGCGCTTGGGGTTAAAAATGTGTTGGCGCTCACAGGCGACCCGCCATCAATTGGCGACCATCCCCAGGCAAAACCAGTGTTTGATGTTAACTCTGAAGGTCTTGTTTTAATTCTGAGCAGGCTAAATAGTGGTACAGATTACATGGGCAATCCAATTGGCAAGGCAACAAACTTTACAATAGGTGTTGCGCTAAATCTCAATGCAGATGATTTGGGAAAAGAAATAGAAAAGCTCAAACACAAGATTGAAAATGGGGCGCACTTTATCGAAACACAGCCAATTTATGAACCAGAAACTTTAGAGAGATTTTTTGAAAAAGTGGATTTTAAACTTCCACCTATTTTAGGTGGGATTTTACCATTGAGGTCCTCCCGACATGCTGAGTTTTTGCACAATGAAGTGCCGGGAATCACAATACCTGATAAAATTCGTGAGAGAATGCGCAGTTCCAAAGAACCTGCAAAAGAGGGTGTAGAGATTGCCTGTGAGATAGTTGAGAAAATAAAACACATGGTAAGCGGCATCTACATCATGCCACCATTCGAAAAATATGAGATGGCTGTGGAGATAATTAAGAATTTTAAATATTAA
- a CDS encoding 3'-5' exonuclease codes for MKRAYLLQKLNLSVLDDAKSNELVILPRRFVINKLKERLVEKNGVLFDIDIFTFDDLINPAKNEVLKTRKIITREQEVLVVFQLLKSIFKGKKSFENVLTYEFTSQVIYLLNLMFLESKEYSQKDLAAFENYNFLKVLFQRYKEYLDQNNLVNFSYLQDLAIKLFEEDKLEFKEYSAAKIAFFTDFRCDQKRILKLIAEEITDIEVFMPFFDDIEICIETAKFLESLGFDIVFSTNKEHTSANLNSTSCQLKVYSYPNIILEINSLVKEIKKDISDKKIDFDKIAVVVPSVERYKDALVQTFSEEMLPVNLSCQKSLIEFGFIRFVLDLLEFLGGEFDKQNFERIISHRFLNKENADFEVLFTKIKEINILELEQIEFVLEELEFFANLYAFDNVIENLTKIRRIFNRLKRIKNEYDKLPKPFVSWLEKTKKVFEKLGITKEAEFVNDIEFVKAFYHLNEIFKKGQEDFKEFDSDFTFEEFLDIFKTILSQKMVDVSINILSGIDVLSIQDVLGADYQKVYLIGFSDDILPRSNSEGFLRNMRLKEELMLDEIKDFDYIFQKDLVHFRSILNSHDVYMSYPRYYQTQTNMSPFLELEGIEEVPVLKSYMPSDDKLTYREYKFVKNINTKDTEKTCRTFQVPEIFYIRDRELIELDSCPLKFAFKKFNIDEIEKEEKHFLSNLQLLFSCIQKMLLSKEPEEVLGFLISNIRYTHNEPVKKLAALDIIQISLEIVERMIEYGVKEFVPQNMKERVLVIKKMVEGIELQLFPNFVVKVGDEEILGFVKARRESKNEGIDKIWLATYIFELDKIAVIYLFENPRFVIYENTHVPLDKLNEQILNGIKEKIQKLSNIETYQKMQSFKNCMSCEYSHVCILF; via the coding sequence ATGAAAAGAGCATACCTTTTGCAAAAACTTAATTTAAGCGTTCTTGATGATGCAAAGTCAAATGAGCTTGTAATTCTTCCCCGCCGGTTTGTTATAAATAAGCTCAAAGAAAGGCTTGTTGAGAAAAACGGAGTGCTTTTTGATATCGATATATTTACATTTGATGATTTGATAAACCCTGCCAAAAATGAGGTGTTAAAGACACGAAAGATAATCACACGAGAGCAGGAGGTTTTGGTTGTATTTCAACTTCTCAAAAGCATTTTCAAAGGGAAGAAAAGCTTCGAAAATGTTTTGACATACGAGTTTACGAGTCAGGTCATATACCTTTTGAATTTGATGTTTTTAGAGTCAAAAGAGTATTCTCAAAAAGACTTAGCGGCATTCGAAAACTACAATTTCTTGAAAGTACTCTTTCAAAGGTATAAAGAATACCTTGACCAAAACAACCTTGTGAACTTTTCCTACCTTCAGGATTTGGCTATAAAACTTTTTGAAGAAGACAAACTTGAGTTTAAAGAATATAGTGCTGCCAAGATAGCATTTTTTACAGATTTCAGATGCGACCAAAAGAGAATACTAAAACTTATTGCAGAGGAAATAACTGATATAGAAGTTTTCATGCCGTTTTTTGATGATATTGAGATCTGCATAGAAACTGCCAAGTTTTTAGAATCGCTTGGATTTGACATAGTGTTTAGTACAAATAAAGAACATACATCGGCTAATTTAAACTCAACCTCTTGTCAGCTTAAAGTCTATTCCTATCCAAACATAATCCTTGAGATAAATTCTCTTGTGAAGGAGATTAAAAAAGATATTTCTGACAAAAAAATAGATTTTGACAAGATAGCAGTTGTTGTGCCAAGTGTGGAAAGGTACAAAGATGCTCTGGTGCAGACATTTTCTGAGGAGATGCTGCCTGTAAATCTTAGCTGTCAGAAGAGCCTTATAGAATTTGGATTTATCAGGTTTGTATTGGATCTTTTGGAGTTTTTGGGCGGAGAGTTTGACAAGCAAAATTTTGAGAGAATAATATCACACAGGTTTTTGAATAAAGAAAACGCAGACTTTGAGGTTTTGTTTACAAAAATAAAAGAGATTAACATTTTAGAGCTTGAACAGATAGAATTTGTGCTTGAAGAGCTGGAGTTTTTTGCAAATCTGTATGCGTTTGATAATGTGATTGAAAACCTCACTAAAATTAGAAGGATTTTTAACAGGCTCAAGAGAATAAAAAATGAATATGATAAGTTGCCAAAACCATTTGTCAGCTGGCTTGAAAAGACCAAAAAAGTGTTTGAAAAACTTGGTATAACAAAAGAAGCAGAGTTTGTAAATGACATTGAATTTGTCAAGGCGTTTTATCATTTGAATGAGATCTTCAAAAAAGGCCAAGAAGACTTTAAAGAATTTGATTCTGATTTTACTTTTGAAGAGTTTTTGGATATTTTTAAAACCATTCTTTCTCAGAAGATGGTTGACGTTTCGATTAATATCTTAAGTGGCATTGATGTTCTTAGCATTCAAGATGTTCTGGGCGCTGATTATCAAAAGGTTTATCTGATTGGGTTTTCAGATGATATTTTGCCACGCTCAAATTCTGAAGGATTTTTGCGAAACATGAGATTAAAAGAAGAGCTCATGCTTGATGAAATAAAGGATTTTGACTACATATTCCAAAAAGACCTTGTACACTTTAGAAGTATTTTAAACTCCCATGATGTGTATATGTCATATCCCCGTTACTACCAAACACAGACAAACATGAGCCCATTTTTAGAGTTAGAAGGTATTGAAGAAGTACCTGTGTTAAAAAGCTACATGCCAAGTGATGATAAGTTGACATATAGAGAGTATAAGTTTGTAAAAAATATAAATACAAAGGATACTGAAAAAACTTGCAGAACTTTCCAGGTTCCTGAGATTTTTTACATAAGAGACAGAGAGCTTATCGAACTTGATAGTTGTCCGCTTAAGTTTGCATTTAAAAAGTTTAACATTGATGAGATAGAAAAAGAAGAAAAACATTTTTTATCAAACCTGCAGCTTCTGTTTTCATGTATCCAGAAGATGCTTTTGTCAAAAGAGCCAGAGGAAGTGCTTGGGTTTCTGATTTCAAACATTCGATATACCCACAATGAACCTGTGAAAAAACTTGCAGCTTTGGACATCATCCAGATATCCTTAGAGATTGTAGAGAGAATGATTGAATATGGCGTCAAAGAATTTGTCCCTCAAAATATGAAAGAAAGAGTGCTTGTAATAAAAAAGATGGTTGAAGGTATTGAACTTCAGCTATTTCCAAATTTTGTTGTCAAAGTGGGTGATGAAGAGATATTAGGGTTTGTAAAGGCAAGGCGTGAATCTAAAAATGAAGGCATTGATAAAATTTGGCTTGCAACTTACATCTTTGAGCTTGACAAGATTGCGGTTATTTATCTTTTCGAAAATCCGCGATTTGTTATTTATGAGAATACTCATGTTCCTTTGGACAAGTTAAATGAACAGATTTTAAATGGTATAAAAGAAAAAATACAAAAGCTTTCTAATATTGAAACTTACCAGAAGATGCAGTCTTTTAAAAACTGTATGTCATGTGAGTACAGCCATGTTTGTATTCTGTTTTAA